A region from the Vicia villosa cultivar HV-30 ecotype Madison, WI linkage group LG3, Vvil1.0, whole genome shotgun sequence genome encodes:
- the LOC131655818 gene encoding signal peptidase complex subunit 1-like gives MDWQGQNLAEKLMQIMLLAFAVIAFGTGYITASFQTMILIYAGGVVLTTLVTVPNWPFFNRHPLKWLDPSEVEKHPKPQPSPIVNSKKKPIKK, from the coding sequence ATGGATTGGCAAGGGCAAAACCTAGCAGAGAAGTTAATGCAGATAATGTTGCTTGCATTTGCTGTGATTGCATTTGGAACGGGATACATTACGGCTTCTTTCCAGACGATGATCCTCATATATGCTGGTGGTGTGGTTCTCACCACATTGGTGACTGTTCCGAACTGGCCGTTCTTCAACCGCCATCCTCTCAAGTGGTTGGATCCAAGTGAGGTAGAAAAGCATCCAAAGCCACAACCATCTCCAATTGTGAATTCAAAGAAGAAACCCATTAAGAAGTAG
- the LOC131655819 gene encoding large ribosomal subunit protein uL22y-like: MVKYSQEADNPTKSTKARGADLRVHFKNTRETAFAIRKLPLNKAKRYLEDVLAHKQAIPFRRFCRGVGRTAQAKNRHSNGQGRWPAKSAKFILDLLKNAESNAEVKGLDVDALYVSHIQVNQAQKQRRRTYRAHGRINPYMSSPCHIELILSEKEEAVQKEPETQLASNKKKSQALRSGASS, from the exons ATGGTGAAGTACTCCCAAGAGGCCGACAATCCCACCAAAT CAACCAAGGCCAGAGGCGCTGACCTTAGGGTTCATTTCAAG AACACTAGGGAAACCGCGTTTGCGATCAGGAAGTTGCCACTCAACAAAGCCAAAAGATATTTGGAAGATGTTTTGGCCCACAAACAGGCCATTCCTTTCCGACGCTTTTGTCGTGGTGTTGGGAGGACTGCCCAAGCCAAGAATAGGCATTCCAATGGGCAAGGACGTTGGCCTGCAAAGTCTGCTAAGTTTATTCTTGATTTGCTCAAGAATGCTGAGAGTAATGCTGAA GTGAAAGGTTTGGATGTGGATGCTCTCTATGTTTCTCATATCCAGGTTAATCAAGCTCAAAAGCAAAGACGTCGTACTTACAGGGCTCATGGAAGAATCAATC cCTACATGTCATCTCCATGCCACATTGAGCTTATATTATCTGAGAAGGAAGAGGCTGTCCAGAAAGAG CCCGAGACCCAGTTGGCATCCAACAAGAAGAAGTCTCAAGCTCTTCGAAGTGGTGCTTCGTCTTAG
- the LOC131658109 gene encoding protein FAR1-RELATED SEQUENCE 5-like: MVIGDATIIQEYLRNEALRNPSFYYDIQVDSEENIASIFWSDAIMQQDYELFGDLIRFDTTYRTNTEYRPLSPFLGFDNHRKSVLFGCALLYDETSASFDWLFTTFLKCMKNKKPITIYTDQACALMKSVPNIFPDVFHGLCSWHMGENAKSNLGSRCNGAFLDELHHLVSNVDDEAEFDFNWNKMLQNCFGGKATSEFTWLVQIHRNRTQWSSAWVKSHFTAGLKTTQLSESFNAFLRHYLQPYHSLVQFFIHFNVMVEKMRDNHADCDFKAANTRPRNNYPNSQLMRSVVAKYTPASFAFIHKQYDLSFKYYYEEDTSRSSISNRVFKVFTIQLVRDADELDFDNDAAANVYMSLDEVPENLLPNNQDHLRLDERVVTVDIGNKIFTCTCRMFENQ; the protein is encoded by the exons ATGGTCATTGGTGATGCAACTATTATCCAAGAATATCTTAGAAATGAAGCTTTGAGGAACCCATCGTTCTATTATGATAtccaagtagattctgaagagaaCATAGCTAGCATTTTCTGGTCAGATGCAATCATGCAGCAAGACTATGAATTATTTGGTGATCTCATCCGTTTCGACACAACTTATCGAACAAACACGGAGTATCGTCCATTAT CTCCGTTCCTTGGATTTGACAATCACCGTAAGAGTGTATTATTTGGTTGTGCCCTGCTCTACGATGAGACTTCAGCAAGTTTTGATTGGTTGTTTACCACTTTCCTGAAGTGCATGAAAAATAAGAAACCCATTACAATTTATACTGACCAAGCTTGTGCTTTGATGAAGTCAGTTCCAAACATCTTTCCTGATGTCTTCcatgggttgtgttcttggcacaTGGGGGAGAATGCAAAGTCTAACTTAGGCTCTCGTtgcaatggtgcatttcttgacgaACTACATCACTTGGTTTCAAATGTTGATGATGAGGCAGAGTTTGACTTCAATTGGAATAAGATGCTTCAAAATTGTTTTGGTGGTAAAGCTACTTCTGAATTTACTTGGCTTGTCCAGATTCATCGTAATCGTACTCAATGGTCTTCTGCTTGGGTGAAATCACACTTCACTGCCGGTTTGAAGACCACACAGTTAAGCGAGTCATTCAATGCCTTTCTTCGCCACTATCTTCAGCCATACCACTCACTTGTGcaattctttatccatttcaatGTTATGGTTGAGAAAATGCGAGATAATCATGCTGATTGTGATTTCAAGGCTGCCAATACTAGGCCAAGAAACAATTATCCCAACAGCCAACTCATGAGGTCTGTTGTCGCCAAGTATACTCCAGCAtcgtttgcattcattcacaagCAATATGATCTTTCTTTCAAATATTATTATGAGGAGGACACGTCAAGAAGTTCAATTTCTAATAGAGTTTTCAAAGTGTTCACAATTCAACTTGTTCGTGATGCCGATGAGTTGGATTTTGATAATGATGCCGCTGCGAATGTTTATATGTCGCTCGATGAAGTTCCAGAAAACCTTCTTCCTAATAATCAAGATCATTTGCGACTTGATGAGAGGGTTGTTACTGTAGATATTGGGAACAAGATTTTTACTTGTACATGTCGGATGTTCGAGAACCAGTGA
- the LOC131658110 gene encoding protein FAR1-RELATED SEQUENCE 5-like, with product MDEILSSTNVTQDVGSISDENKESWQHFVFHDLSSIKDFYAKYAHERGFSLRRNLHSFYDSRNRKMDIVQYVRYVCNKHVFKHESRADPKNKTNSDTPVLIEYQKEKELPEERTGCPASISLKYDSNVKGYHIYKWNVTHNHPLHKPEHSHYLRSAREISEPQKQLAIINSKSGMSVRFSFQVMRQIAGGSKNLGYWFQDLKNFLTTV from the coding sequence ATGGATGAGATTTTGTCTTCCACAAATGTCACTCAAGATGTTGGTTCAATCTCCGATGAAAATAAAGAATCGTGGCAACATTTTGTCTTCCACGACCTTTCATCAATCAAGGATTTCTACGCTAAATACGCTCATGAAAGGGGATTTTCTTTGAGAAGAAATTTGCACTCCTTCTATGATTCTCGTAACAGAAAAATGGACATTGTGCAATATGTCCGTTATGTTTGTAACAAGCATGTTTTCAAGCATGAGAGTCGGGCGGATCCTAAGAACAAAACAAACTCGGATACTCCTGTTCTCATTGAATATCAGAAAGAGAAAGAACTTCCCGAGGAAAGGACTGGTTGCCCGGCTAGTATTTCGTTGAAGTATGATTCCAATGTTAAAGGTTATCACATATACAAATGGAATGTTACTCATAACCACCCTCTCCATAAACCTGAGCATTCACATTACCTGAGATCTGCTCGAGAGATTAGTGAGCCTCAAAAACAACTTGCTATAATAAATTCAAAATCAGGCATGTCTGTAAGATTCTCCTTTCAAGTTATGCGTCAAATAGCTGGTGGTTCAAAGAACCTTGGGTATTGGTTCCAAGATTTAAAGAACTTTCTCACCACTGTTTAA
- the LOC131655821 gene encoding probable arabinosyltransferase ARAD1 has protein sequence MFGKVLISFITALLIFIPCSILIGTLDIRSSFQSPAVVAASPCTEETPLRVYMYDLPRRFNVGMLDHRNTTESPVTAVDYPIWPDNSGLKRQHSVEYWMMGSLLNSGGNGSEAVRVLDPEHADVYFVPFFSSLSFNTHGHRMTDPETQIDHQLQIDLMGLLRQSKYWQRSGGRDHVFPMTHPNAFRFLRDQLNESIQVVVDFGRYPKGVSNLNKDVVSPYVHVVDSYIGDEPLDPFESRTTLLFFRGRTHRKDKGIVRAKFTKILAGFDDVHYERSFATGENIKLSSRGMRSSKFCLHPAGDTPSSCRLFDAIVSHCVPVIVSDKIELPFENEIDYSQFSLFFSFKEALEPGYMINQLRNFPKQKWTEMWRQLKNISHHYEFHYPPKREDAVNMLWRQIRHKLPEIRQSVHRSRRLKISDW, from the exons ATGTTCGGAAAAGTTCTCATTTCTTTCATCACAGCGCTGTTAATCTTCATTCCCTGCTCAATTTTGATCGGAACACTCGACATTCGATCTTCTTTTCAATCACCGGCGGTTGTTGCAGCTTCTCCGTGCACCGAGGAAACTCCATTAAGAGTCTACATGTATGATCTTCCCCGTCGCTTTAACGTCGGCATGCTGGATCACCGGAACACAACAGAATCTCCGGTGACCGCTGTTGACTATCCTATATGGCCTGATAATTCCGGTCTCAAGAGGCAGCATAGTGTAGAGTACTGGATGATGGGTTCCCTTCTTAACAGCGGTGGCAATGGAAGTGAAGCGGTAAGGGTTCTGGATCCGGAGCATGCTGATGTGTATTTTGTTCCTTTTTTCTCTTCGCTTAGTTTCAACACCCATGGTCATCGCATGACGGATCCAGAAACGCAAATTGATCATCAATTGCAG ATTGATTTGATGGGATTATTAAGGCAATCCAAGTACTGGCAAAGGTCTGGAGGTAGAGACCATGTATTTCCTATGACACATCCTAATGCATTTAGGTTCCTGCGAGATCAACTGAATGAGTCTATTcaggttgttgttgattttggtcGTTATCCCAAAGGCGTTTCTAATTTGAACAAGGATGTAGTGTCCCCTTATGTACATGTTGTAGATTCTTATATAGGTGATGAGCCTCTCGATCCGTTTGAGTCTCGTACCACTCTGCTTTTTTTCAGAGGGAGGACGCACCGGAAGGAT AAAGGCATTGTTCGTGctaaattcacaaaaatattagCTGGTTTTGACGATGTTCACTACGAACGAAGTTTTGCTACAGGAGAAAACATAAAATTG TCATCTAGAGGGATGCGTTCATCAAAATTCTGTTTGCATCCAGCAGGAGACACACCTTCCTCTTGCCGCCTTTTTGATGCAATTGTGAGTCACTGTGTTCCTGTTATTGTGAGTGATAAAATTGAACTCCCATTTGAGAATGAGATTGACTACTCTCAGTTCTCATTGTTCTTTTCCTTCAAAGAAGCACTGGAGCCAGGCTACATGATCAATCAGCTTCGCAATTTTCCAAAGCAGAAATGGACTGAAATGTGGAGGCAACTTAAAAACATCTCCCATCATTATGAATTCCATTATCCACCAAAAAGGGAAGATGCTGTTAACATGCTGTGGAGACAGATCAGGCACAAGCTTCCGGAGATAAGACAATCTGTTCATAGAAGCCGGAGGCTTAAAATCTCAGACTGGTGA